From the Homo sapiens chromosome 1, GRCh38.p14 Primary Assembly genome, one window contains:
- the PUSL1 gene encoding tRNA pseudouridine synthase-like 1 isoform X3 — MSSAPASGSVRARYLVYFQYVGTDFNGVAAVRGTQRAVGVQNYLEEAAERLNSVEPVRFTISSRTDAGVHALSNAAHLDVQRRSGRPPFPPEVLAEALNTHLRHPAIRVLRAFRVPSDFHARHAATSRTYLYRLATGCHRRDELPVFERNLCWTLPAEKPPSTSSAHTTSAPSSPLAARCRAPCERCAGSPFPQAKPAPWSPPRRAGSCGSGTWSLRASLSCIDRYGG, encoded by the exons ATGAGTTCGGCGCCGGCCTCAGGCTCCGTGCGCGCGCGCTATCTTGTGTACTTCCAGTACGTGGGCACCGACTTTAA CGGGGTCGCGGCCGTCAGGGGCACTCAGCGCGCCGTCGGGGTCCAGAACTACCTGGAG GAGGCCGCCGAGCGGCTGAATTCCGTGGAGCCGGTCAGGTTCACCATCTCCAGCCGCACGGACGCCGGGGTCCACGCCCTGAGCAACGCGGCGCACCTGGACGTCCAGCGCCGCTCAGGCCGGCCGCCCTTCCCGCCCGAGGTCCTGGCCGAGGCCCTCAACACACACCTGCGGCACCCGGCCATCAG GGTCCTGCGGGCCTTCCGAGTGCCCAGCGACTTCCACGCTCGTCACGCAGCCACGTCCCGGACCTACCTGTACCGCCTGGCCACTGGCTGTCACCGGCGTGATGAGCTGCCGGTGTTTGAACGCAACCTATGCTGGACTCTCCCGGCAGA GAAGCCGCCCAGCACCTCCTCGGCACACACGACTTCAGCGCCTTCCAGTCCGCTGGCAGCCCGGTGCCGAGCCCCGTGCGAACGCTGCGCCGGGTCTCCGTTTCCCCAGGCCAAGCCAGCCCCTTGGTCACCCCCGAGGAGAGCAG GAAGCTGCGGTTCTGGAACCTGGAGTTTGAGAGCCAGTCTTTCCTGTATAGACAG GTACGGAGGATGA
- the PUSL1 gene encoding tRNA pseudouridine synthase-like 1 isoform X1, which translates to MSSAPASGSVRARYLVYFQYVGTDFNGVAAVRGTQRAVGVQNYLEEAAERLNSVEPVRFTISSRTDAGVHALSNAAHLDVQRRSGRPPFPPEVLAEALNTHLRHPAIRVLRAFRVPSDFHARHAATSRTYLYRLATGCHRRDELPVFERNLCWTLPAEKPPSTSSAHTTSAPSSPLAARCRAPCERCAGSPFPQAKPAPWSPPRRAGSCGSGTWSLRASLSCIDRWLWVTGTEDDGCAGGRGAGGFGTCPGEDDSGEPRSPGQAPDTCSPSPRLIPQVSAVREPRCCLLHPAGATVREPRMTLDTQAKVRPHQAQPCAGQARAVTAAWGPQHCCLVSTVASLPGSQHPGCPSLSQAGWGTVQDTAMYTKKRVPSSLLFSFYWKLLSRTTCPNQE; encoded by the exons ATGAGTTCGGCGCCGGCCTCAGGCTCCGTGCGCGCGCGCTATCTTGTGTACTTCCAGTACGTGGGCACCGACTTTAA CGGGGTCGCGGCCGTCAGGGGCACTCAGCGCGCCGTCGGGGTCCAGAACTACCTGGAG GAGGCCGCCGAGCGGCTGAATTCCGTGGAGCCGGTCAGGTTCACCATCTCCAGCCGCACGGACGCCGGGGTCCACGCCCTGAGCAACGCGGCGCACCTGGACGTCCAGCGCCGCTCAGGCCGGCCGCCCTTCCCGCCCGAGGTCCTGGCCGAGGCCCTCAACACACACCTGCGGCACCCGGCCATCAG GGTCCTGCGGGCCTTCCGAGTGCCCAGCGACTTCCACGCTCGTCACGCAGCCACGTCCCGGACCTACCTGTACCGCCTGGCCACTGGCTGTCACCGGCGTGATGAGCTGCCGGTGTTTGAACGCAACCTATGCTGGACTCTCCCGGCAGA GAAGCCGCCCAGCACCTCCTCGGCACACACGACTTCAGCGCCTTCCAGTCCGCTGGCAGCCCGGTGCCGAGCCCCGTGCGAACGCTGCGCCGGGTCTCCGTTTCCCCAGGCCAAGCCAGCCCCTTGGTCACCCCCGAGGAGAGCAG GAAGCTGCGGTTCTGGAACCTGGAGTTTGAGAGCCAGTCTTTCCTGTATAGACAG GTGGCTCTGGGTCACAGGTACGGAGGATGACGGCTGTGCTGGTGGCCGTGGGGCTGGGGGCTTTGGCACCTGCCCAGGTGAAGACGATTCTGGAGAGCCAAGATCCCCTGGGCAAGCACCAGACACGTGTAGCCCCAGCCCACGGCTTATTCCTCAAGTCAGTGCTGTACGGGAACCTCG GTGCTGCCTCCTGCACCCTGCAGGGGCCACAGTTCGGGAGCCACGGATGACCCTGGACACTCAAGCCAAAGTTAGGCCACACCAGGCCCAACCCTGTGCTGGTCAAGCCAGGGCAGTCACAGCTGCTTGGGGCCCACAGCACTGCTGCCTGGTCTCCACAGTAGCCTCCCTGCCCGGGTCCCAGCACCCTGGATGCCCGTCTCTGTCCCAGGCGGGATGGGGCACAGTGCAGGACACAGCCATGTACACCAAGAAGAGAGTACCAAGTAGTCTTTTGTTCAGCTTTTACTGGAAACTGCTGTCTAGGACCACCTGCCCTAACCAGGAATAA
- the PUSL1 gene encoding tRNA pseudouridine synthase-like 1 isoform X2: MSSAPASGSVRARYLVYFQYVGTDFNGVAAVRGTQRAVGVQNYLEEAAERLNSVEPVRFTISSRTDAGVHALSNAAHLDVQRRSGRPPFPPEVLAEALNTHLRHPAIRVLRAFRVPSDFHARHAATSRTYLYRLATGCHRRDELPVFERNLCWTLPADCLDMVAMQEAAQHLLGTHDFSAFQSAGSPVPSPVRTLRRVSVSPGQASPLVTPEESRKLRFWNLEFESQSFLYRQVALGHRYGG; the protein is encoded by the exons ATGAGTTCGGCGCCGGCCTCAGGCTCCGTGCGCGCGCGCTATCTTGTGTACTTCCAGTACGTGGGCACCGACTTTAA CGGGGTCGCGGCCGTCAGGGGCACTCAGCGCGCCGTCGGGGTCCAGAACTACCTGGAG GAGGCCGCCGAGCGGCTGAATTCCGTGGAGCCGGTCAGGTTCACCATCTCCAGCCGCACGGACGCCGGGGTCCACGCCCTGAGCAACGCGGCGCACCTGGACGTCCAGCGCCGCTCAGGCCGGCCGCCCTTCCCGCCCGAGGTCCTGGCCGAGGCCCTCAACACACACCTGCGGCACCCGGCCATCAG GGTCCTGCGGGCCTTCCGAGTGCCCAGCGACTTCCACGCTCGTCACGCAGCCACGTCCCGGACCTACCTGTACCGCCTGGCCACTGGCTGTCACCGGCGTGATGAGCTGCCGGTGTTTGAACGCAACCTATGCTGGACTCTCCCGGCAGA CTGCCTGGATATGGTCGCCATGCAGGAAGCCGCCCAGCACCTCCTCGGCACACACGACTTCAGCGCCTTCCAGTCCGCTGGCAGCCCGGTGCCGAGCCCCGTGCGAACGCTGCGCCGGGTCTCCGTTTCCCCAGGCCAAGCCAGCCCCTTGGTCACCCCCGAGGAGAGCAG GAAGCTGCGGTTCTGGAACCTGGAGTTTGAGAGCCAGTCTTTCCTGTATAGACAG GTGGCTCTGGGTCACAGGTACGGAGGATGA
- the PUSL1 gene encoding tRNA pseudouridine synthase-like 1 isoform 2 (isoform 2 is encoded by transcript variant 2): MSSAPASGSVRARYLVYFQYVGTDFNGVAAVRGTQRAVGVQNYLEEAAERLNSVEPVRFTISSRTDAGVHALSNAAHLDVQRRSGRPPFPPEVLAEALNTHLRHPAIRVLRAFRVPSDFHARHAATSRTYLYRLATGCHRRDELPVFERNLCWTLPADCLDMVAMQEAAQHLLGTHDFSAFQSAGSPVPSPVRTLRRVSVSPGQASPLVTPEESRKLRFWNLEFESQSFLYRQVRRMTAVLVAVGLGALAPAQVKTILESQDPLGKHQTRVAPAHGLFLKSVLYGNLGAASCTLQGPQFGSHG; the protein is encoded by the exons ATGAGTTCGGCGCCGGCCTCAGGCTCCGTGCGCGCGCGCTATCTTGTGTACTTCCAGTACGTGGGCACCGACTTTAA CGGGGTCGCGGCCGTCAGGGGCACTCAGCGCGCCGTCGGGGTCCAGAACTACCTGGAG GAGGCCGCCGAGCGGCTGAATTCCGTGGAGCCGGTCAGGTTCACCATCTCCAGCCGCACGGACGCCGGGGTCCACGCCCTGAGCAACGCGGCGCACCTGGACGTCCAGCGCCGCTCAGGCCGGCCGCCCTTCCCGCCCGAGGTCCTGGCCGAGGCCCTCAACACACACCTGCGGCACCCGGCCATCAG GGTCCTGCGGGCCTTCCGAGTGCCCAGCGACTTCCACGCTCGTCACGCAGCCACGTCCCGGACCTACCTGTACCGCCTGGCCACTGGCTGTCACCGGCGTGATGAGCTGCCGGTGTTTGAACGCAACCTATGCTGGACTCTCCCGGCAGA CTGCCTGGATATGGTCGCCATGCAGGAAGCCGCCCAGCACCTCCTCGGCACACACGACTTCAGCGCCTTCCAGTCCGCTGGCAGCCCGGTGCCGAGCCCCGTGCGAACGCTGCGCCGGGTCTCCGTTTCCCCAGGCCAAGCCAGCCCCTTGGTCACCCCCGAGGAGAGCAG GAAGCTGCGGTTCTGGAACCTGGAGTTTGAGAGCCAGTCTTTCCTGTATAGACAG GTACGGAGGATGACGGCTGTGCTGGTGGCCGTGGGGCTGGGGGCTTTGGCACCTGCCCAGGTGAAGACGATTCTGGAGAGCCAAGATCCCCTGGGCAAGCACCAGACACGTGTAGCCCCAGCCCACGGCTTATTCCTCAAGTCAGTGCTGTACGGGAACCTCG GTGCTGCCTCCTGCACCCTGCAGGGGCCACAGTTCGGGAGCCACGGATGA
- the PUSL1 gene encoding tRNA pseudouridine synthase-like 1 isoform 1 (isoform 1 is encoded by transcript variant 1) — translation MSSAPASGSVRARYLVYFQYVGTDFNGVAAVRGTQRAVGVQNYLEEAAERLNSVEPVRFTISSRTDAGVHALSNAAHLDVQRRSGRPPFPPEVLAEALNTHLRHPAIRVLRAFRVPSDFHARHAATSRTYLYRLATGCHRRDELPVFERNLCWTLPADCLDMVAMQEAAQHLLGTHDFSAFQSAGSPVPSPVRTLRRVSVSPGQASPLVTPEESRKLRFWNLEFESQSFLYRQVRRMTAVLVGHGRLWVTGGSGSQVRRMTAVLVAVGLGALAPAQVKTILESQDPLGKHQTRVAPAHGLFLKSVLYGNLGAASCTLQGPQFGSHG, via the exons ATGAGTTCGGCGCCGGCCTCAGGCTCCGTGCGCGCGCGCTATCTTGTGTACTTCCAGTACGTGGGCACCGACTTTAA CGGGGTCGCGGCCGTCAGGGGCACTCAGCGCGCCGTCGGGGTCCAGAACTACCTGGAG GAGGCCGCCGAGCGGCTGAATTCCGTGGAGCCGGTCAGGTTCACCATCTCCAGCCGCACGGACGCCGGGGTCCACGCCCTGAGCAACGCGGCGCACCTGGACGTCCAGCGCCGCTCAGGCCGGCCGCCCTTCCCGCCCGAGGTCCTGGCCGAGGCCCTCAACACACACCTGCGGCACCCGGCCATCAG GGTCCTGCGGGCCTTCCGAGTGCCCAGCGACTTCCACGCTCGTCACGCAGCCACGTCCCGGACCTACCTGTACCGCCTGGCCACTGGCTGTCACCGGCGTGATGAGCTGCCGGTGTTTGAACGCAACCTATGCTGGACTCTCCCGGCAGA CTGCCTGGATATGGTCGCCATGCAGGAAGCCGCCCAGCACCTCCTCGGCACACACGACTTCAGCGCCTTCCAGTCCGCTGGCAGCCCGGTGCCGAGCCCCGTGCGAACGCTGCGCCGGGTCTCCGTTTCCCCAGGCCAAGCCAGCCCCTTGGTCACCCCCGAGGAGAGCAG GAAGCTGCGGTTCTGGAACCTGGAGTTTGAGAGCCAGTCTTTCCTGTATAGACAG GTACGGAGGATGACGGCTGTGCTGGTGGGTCACGGGCGGCTCTGGGTCACAGGTGGCTCTGGGTCACAGGTACGGAGGATGACGGCTGTGCTGGTGGCCGTGGGGCTGGGGGCTTTGGCACCTGCCCAGGTGAAGACGATTCTGGAGAGCCAAGATCCCCTGGGCAAGCACCAGACACGTGTAGCCCCAGCCCACGGCTTATTCCTCAAGTCAGTGCTGTACGGGAACCTCG GTGCTGCCTCCTGCACCCTGCAGGGGCCACAGTTCGGGAGCCACGGATGA